The following are from one region of the Stanieria cyanosphaera PCC 7437 genome:
- a CDS encoding ABC transporter ATP-binding protein: MVEAIRLDRVSLWRRTQEEFSYDLKRTLLTFLEGKYRQPAKKLILDNIDLVIKPGEKIGIIGPNGSGKSTLLKLICGILKPTSGSVKVKGNIAPLIELGAGFDSELSVLDNIIFYGVMLGFSRQEMRKRSDLILKFAELEDYALAPVKSLSSGMTARLGFAIATDVQPDILILDEVLSVGDESFKNKCKQRMEEFWQDHITILLVSHTMDLIGKSCDKVIWLEKGKIQLIGQADEVIDSYLNSVTNKV, from the coding sequence ATGGTAGAAGCAATTAGATTAGACCGAGTTTCTTTATGGCGTAGAACTCAAGAAGAATTTTCTTACGATTTAAAAAGAACTTTACTAACTTTTTTAGAAGGAAAATATCGGCAACCAGCTAAAAAACTAATTTTAGATAATATCGATTTAGTAATTAAACCTGGAGAAAAAATTGGCATTATTGGGCCTAATGGATCAGGTAAATCTACTTTACTAAAACTCATTTGTGGGATTTTAAAACCTACTTCTGGTTCTGTAAAAGTTAAAGGTAATATAGCTCCTTTGATTGAATTAGGTGCAGGGTTTGATAGTGAACTTTCTGTTTTAGATAATATTATTTTTTATGGAGTAATGTTGGGTTTTTCTCGCCAAGAAATGCGAAAAAGATCTGATTTAATTTTGAAATTTGCTGAGTTAGAAGACTATGCTTTAGCCCCAGTAAAAAGTTTATCTTCTGGTATGACAGCAAGACTAGGATTTGCGATCGCAACTGATGTCCAACCTGATATTTTGATCTTAGATGAAGTCTTATCAGTAGGAGATGAAAGTTTTAAAAATAAATGTAAACAAAGAATGGAAGAGTTTTGGCAAGACCATATTACAATTTTGCTGGTTTCTCACACCATGGATTTAATTGGTAAATCTTGCGATAAAGTTATTTGGCTAGAAAAAGGCAAAATTCAATTAATTGGTCAAGCTGATGAAGTGATTGATTCTTATTTAAATAGTGTAACTAATAAAGTATAG
- a CDS encoding glycosyltransferase family 2 protein: MFYFVTVNYYSAHLINRLIQSLPQNQEILYQLIIINNSPEDVEIKQLQQNNIHILEAKKNLGFGNACNLGLNYIYQQNPQAIVWLINPDAYFKSVDLTIVSTLFIKYPQISILGTTIYTPNGELWFGGGRFIPSSGTIKSTNLFTDFDDKFYVNCDWVSGCSLLINLKNFSQCPQFAPQYFLYYEDFDFCCRYAAQEHQIAITNKISVIHEPSTITDRDLINKFKHSTYSYLITIKQYCHSLVFYIRLFRLIIHVVIILPIKPKITVGKFLGIAQYWRIKFHFIRAAKK, encoded by the coding sequence ATGTTTTATTTTGTAACAGTTAATTATTATTCAGCACATTTAATTAATCGACTGATTCAATCTTTACCTCAAAACCAAGAGATTCTTTATCAATTAATAATTATAAATAATTCTCCAGAAGATGTGGAGATTAAACAACTTCAACAAAATAATATTCACATTCTAGAGGCAAAAAAAAATTTAGGTTTTGGTAATGCTTGTAATCTGGGATTAAATTATATTTATCAACAAAATCCTCAAGCTATAGTTTGGTTGATTAATCCTGATGCTTATTTTAAATCAGTCGATCTAACCATAGTTTCCACCCTTTTTATTAAATATCCCCAAATCTCTATTTTAGGAACTACGATTTATACTCCTAATGGTGAGCTTTGGTTTGGAGGAGGTCGTTTTATTCCTAGTTCAGGTACGATTAAATCAACCAATTTATTTACAGATTTTGATGATAAATTTTATGTGAATTGTGATTGGGTAAGTGGCTGTAGTTTATTAATTAATCTGAAAAATTTTTCTCAATGTCCTCAATTTGCTCCGCAATATTTTTTATATTACGAAGATTTTGATTTTTGTTGTCGTTATGCTGCACAAGAGCATCAAATTGCTATTACGAATAAAATATCAGTTATTCACGAACCTTCTACTATTACTGATCGAGATTTAATCAATAAATTTAAACATAGTACCTATAGTTATTTAATTACTATTAAGCAATATTGTCATTCTTTAGTCTTTTATATAAGACTGTTTCGTTTAATTATTCACGTAGTAATTATTTTACCAATTAAACCCAAAATTACTGTTGGTAAATTTTTAGGAATAGCTCAATATTGGAGAATAAAATTTCATTTTATTAGAGCAGCTAAAAAATAA
- a CDS encoding glycosyltransferase, with the protein MKAEWLTPSAWYGHVPFAFWLIENLQPKTLVELGTHYGVSFCAFNQAIQKLQLNTKSYAVDTWEGDEHSGLYGEEVFSQLSAYHDPKYGSFSRLIRSTFDQAVSHFPDQSIDLLHIDGLHTYEAVKHDYETWFAKLSDRAVVIFHDINVRERGFGVWQLWQELSQQYPHFSFLHYHGLGVLGVGKNLPKNAIALFEANSNSELVFQIRESFARLGTGVAESWSKQEQQKEVAKLAVQLQQTQAELTNSQQQLQQTQNVLTQTQAELTNSQQQLQQTQSELTQSQRKLKSVQNELTQSQQQLQKNFHQQAQLQNLITAMESSKFWQIRTLWLGWKQALNLNHRDEVYQAYLNSFATNSSVIPSLEKKKINDRIARLQEKGWEYIFTKIFRDKLPKLAKSLAHPEPIVTRIDEDIPPSKDSKYQQWLNKHYPRQIDLTRMSETLSLLSYQPKISIIVPVYNPPEAFFRQAIESVLKQIYPDWELCLADDCSTKPYVKEILEEYAQKDSRIQVVFRQENGHISRASNSALDIATGEYIALLDHDDLLAPHALYEMVMLLNQHPEADMIYSDEDKIDENNWHKDPFFKMDWCPDSFLTRMYTCHLGVYRRSIVTEIGNFRPGLEGSQDYDLVLRFTEKTDKIFHIPKVLYHWRIHSESAASGTSAKPYAYEAAQKALSEALVRRKEPGKIIPVTGYPGLYTTRYEIKEKQLVSIIIPTRDLAKTLNTCLKSIFTKTTYPNYEVIVIDNGSQESATFECFEYWKKQEPNRFNCYSLDIPFNYSAINNYAVEKSQGHYLLFLNNDTEIISNDWIEAMVEQAQRRSIGAVGALLLYPDKTIQHAGVVLGIGGVASHSHKGYPSLLPGYFGQVITINNYSAITGACLMCRREVFQQVNGFEEDLAIAYNDVDFCLKLVEQGYRNIYLPHAMLFHYESKSRGKEDSVAKQQRLQQEKIYMLNKWQSLLDNDPCYSPHLTRNADDYSIKIL; encoded by the coding sequence ATGAAAGCTGAGTGGCTTACACCTTCAGCTTGGTACGGTCATGTTCCCTTTGCTTTCTGGTTAATTGAAAATCTTCAGCCCAAAACTTTGGTAGAATTAGGTACACACTATGGTGTTTCTTTCTGTGCTTTTAACCAGGCTATTCAAAAATTACAATTAAATACCAAAAGCTATGCTGTAGATACTTGGGAAGGAGATGAACACTCTGGATTATATGGAGAGGAAGTTTTTAGCCAGTTATCTGCATATCACGATCCCAAGTATGGTAGCTTTTCACGTCTAATTCGTTCAACTTTCGATCAAGCAGTCAGTCATTTTCCAGATCAAAGTATTGATCTTCTTCATATTGATGGTTTGCATACTTACGAAGCAGTTAAACATGATTATGAAACTTGGTTTGCTAAACTTTCTGATCGTGCGGTGGTCATCTTTCATGATATTAACGTCCGAGAGAGAGGGTTTGGTGTTTGGCAACTTTGGCAGGAGTTGAGTCAACAATATCCTCACTTTTCTTTTCTGCATTATCATGGTCTTGGTGTTTTAGGTGTAGGAAAAAATCTTCCTAAAAATGCGATCGCTCTTTTTGAAGCTAACTCTAATTCCGAACTAGTTTTTCAAATTAGAGAGAGTTTTGCGCGATTAGGAACTGGTGTAGCTGAAAGTTGGTCTAAACAAGAACAGCAAAAAGAAGTAGCTAAACTTGCGGTTCAACTACAACAGACTCAAGCTGAATTAACTAATTCTCAACAACAGCTACAACAGACTCAAAATGTATTAACTCAAACTCAAGCTGAATTAACTAACTCCCAACAACAGCTACAACAAACTCAAAGCGAATTAACTCAATCCCAACGAAAGCTAAAATCGGTTCAAAACGAATTAACTCAATCTCAACAACAACTACAAAAAAATTTCCATCAACAAGCGCAATTACAGAACTTGATTACTGCAATGGAAAGCAGTAAATTCTGGCAAATTAGAACACTTTGGTTAGGTTGGAAACAAGCTTTAAATCTCAATCATAGAGATGAAGTTTATCAAGCTTATCTCAATTCTTTTGCTACAAATAGTTCAGTAATTCCATCTCTTGAAAAAAAAAAGATTAACGATAGAATAGCGCGGTTACAAGAAAAAGGTTGGGAATATATCTTTACCAAAATATTTCGAGATAAACTACCAAAATTAGCTAAATCTTTAGCACATCCAGAACCAATAGTCACCAGAATTGATGAAGATATTCCTCCTAGCAAAGATAGTAAATATCAACAATGGTTAAACAAACACTATCCTAGACAAATTGATTTAACTAGGATGAGCGAAACACTATCACTTCTTTCTTATCAACCTAAAATTAGCATAATTGTTCCAGTTTATAATCCTCCAGAAGCTTTTTTTCGTCAAGCGATTGAATCAGTTTTAAAACAGATCTATCCTGATTGGGAATTATGTTTAGCCGATGATTGTTCTACTAAACCATATGTCAAAGAAATATTAGAAGAATACGCCCAAAAAGACTCTCGAATTCAAGTAGTATTTCGTCAAGAAAATGGTCATATTTCTCGCGCTTCAAATTCAGCTTTAGACATAGCTACAGGAGAATATATTGCTTTATTAGATCATGATGACTTGTTAGCACCTCATGCTCTTTACGAAATGGTTATGTTGCTCAATCAACATCCTGAAGCTGACATGATTTATTCTGATGAAGATAAGATCGATGAAAATAATTGGCATAAAGATCCTTTTTTCAAAATGGATTGGTGTCCTGATTCTTTTTTGACTCGGATGTATACTTGTCATTTGGGAGTTTATCGTCGTTCAATTGTTACTGAAATTGGTAACTTTCGACCAGGTTTAGAAGGCAGTCAAGACTATGATTTAGTATTAAGATTTACGGAAAAAACTGACAAAATTTTTCATATTCCTAAAGTACTTTATCATTGGAGAATTCATTCTGAATCGGCTGCATCGGGTACTTCAGCTAAACCTTACGCTTACGAAGCTGCTCAAAAAGCTTTATCAGAAGCGTTAGTAAGAAGAAAAGAACCAGGTAAAATAATTCCTGTTACTGGTTATCCTGGTTTGTATACTACTAGATATGAAATCAAAGAGAAACAACTTGTAAGTATTATTATTCCTACGAGGGATTTAGCTAAAACTTTAAATACTTGTTTGAAATCTATTTTTACTAAAACTACCTATCCCAACTATGAAGTAATTGTGATTGATAATGGTAGTCAAGAATCAGCAACTTTTGAATGTTTTGAATATTGGAAAAAACAAGAACCAAATCGTTTTAATTGTTATTCGTTAGATATTCCTTTCAACTATTCGGCAATTAATAATTATGCTGTCGAAAAAAGTCAGGGACATTATCTCTTATTTTTGAATAATGACACAGAAATTATTAGTAATGATTGGATTGAAGCAATGGTGGAACAAGCTCAAAGACGATCTATTGGTGCGGTAGGTGCATTACTTCTTTATCCAGATAAAACTATACAACACGCAGGTGTAGTTTTAGGAATTGGTGGTGTTGCTAGTCATAGTCATAAAGGCTATCCTTCTTTGCTACCTGGATATTTTGGTCAAGTAATTACCATTAACAACTATTCTGCCATTACTGGGGCTTGTTTGATGTGTCGGCGAGAAGTATTTCAACAAGTTAATGGTTTTGAAGAAGATTTAGCGATCGCGTATAATGATGTAGATTTTTGTCTCAAATTAGTTGAACAAGGCTATCGTAATATTTATCTGCCTCATGCCATGTTGTTTCACTATGAATCAAAAAGCAGAGGTAAAGAAGATTCTGTGGCTAAACAACAACGTCTACAACAGGAAAAAATTTATATGTTAAATAAATGGCAATCTCTGCTAGATAATGATCCTTGTTATAGTCCTCATCTAACTAGAAATGCTGATGATTATAGTATCAAAATTCTCTAA
- a CDS encoding inositol monophosphatase family protein encodes MASHPSPRQILKTLFPHLKVAAGYANQIQSKIKALPDKGLGNNFFSAALTDADISIQTLIEVVLLGTFPELRFHGEEYEQSRNTKYFRATDLGSSGDYLVTLDPIDGTKFYLDGHNNYQIILSILNADDFEAVIAISPAQHTYYYALRGEGTYQGNLDKDLEACTPLIINHPKPVILLGWGMSFLKPVLTQKYQVIEVENDYSTEIKIPNVNGILANEITGLAIRRGKFIDGGALSFLAREAGCIVTTLDGSSLPPLSACQDYSLPGLLIATSELVHQDLLEASQQSIRS; translated from the coding sequence ATGGCTTCTCATCCTTCTCCTCGTCAAATTCTCAAAACTTTATTTCCGCATCTTAAGGTAGCTGCTGGTTATGCAAACCAAATTCAGTCCAAGATTAAAGCTTTACCCGATAAAGGATTAGGAAATAATTTTTTTTCTGCTGCCTTAACTGATGCAGATATTTCGATTCAAACCTTAATAGAAGTTGTTTTATTAGGAACTTTTCCTGAGCTTCGTTTTCATGGAGAAGAATACGAACAATCTCGCAATACTAAATATTTTCGAGCAACAGATTTAGGTTCTTCAGGAGATTATTTAGTTACTCTCGACCCGATAGATGGTACTAAATTTTATCTTGATGGACATAATAATTATCAAATCATTCTAAGTATTCTTAATGCTGATGATTTTGAAGCAGTAATTGCTATTTCTCCTGCTCAACATACTTATTATTATGCTCTACGTGGAGAAGGTACATATCAAGGCAATTTAGATAAAGATCTAGAAGCTTGCACTCCCTTGATAATTAATCATCCTAAACCTGTTATTTTATTGGGATGGGGAATGAGTTTCCTCAAACCAGTATTAACCCAAAAATATCAAGTAATTGAAGTAGAAAATGATTACTCTACCGAAATAAAAATTCCTAATGTCAATGGGATTTTAGCTAATGAAATTACAGGATTAGCAATTAGAAGAGGAAAATTTATTGATGGCGGAGCTTTGTCATTTTTGGCTAGAGAAGCTGGTTGTATTGTAACTACTTTAGATGGTTCTTCTTTACCACCTTTATCTGCTTGTCAAGACTATAGTTTACCTGGATTATTAATAGCTACTTCAGAATTAGTGCATCAAGATTTACTCGAAGCAAGTCAACAATCAATCAGAAGCTAA
- a CDS encoding rhomboid family intramembrane serine protease, producing the protein MTSYQKKSTVREFKTLLVWVALFWLIEILDFFVFRGKLDRFGIQPHNIIGLRGILFAPFLHGGFSHLIANTIPFLTLGWLTMLQETSDFYIVSIATMLVGGLGVWLFGAPGSIHIGASLLIYGYLGFLLLRGYFQKNLPSIVLSIVVFFLYGGLLWGVLPSRIGISWQGHLFGFVGGAIAAWLIAKEKKYYE; encoded by the coding sequence ATGACTAGCTACCAAAAAAAATCTACTGTCCGCGAGTTCAAAACTTTATTAGTATGGGTAGCTCTTTTTTGGCTGATAGAAATTTTAGATTTTTTTGTATTTCGCGGAAAATTAGATAGATTTGGCATTCAACCTCATAATATTATTGGTTTACGAGGTATTTTGTTTGCTCCTTTTCTTCACGGAGGTTTTAGCCATTTAATAGCTAATACGATCCCTTTTCTAACCTTGGGATGGTTAACTATGCTTCAAGAAACTAGTGATTTTTATATAGTTTCGATCGCGACAATGTTAGTAGGAGGATTAGGAGTATGGTTGTTTGGCGCACCAGGTTCAATTCATATTGGTGCTAGTCTCTTAATTTATGGTTATTTAGGCTTTTTATTACTACGCGGTTATTTCCAAAAGAACTTGCCATCAATTGTTTTGTCTATTGTTGTTTTCTTTCTTTATGGCGGTTTGCTATGGGGTGTTTTACCCTCTAGAATCGGAATTTCGTGGCAAGGACATTTATTTGGTTTTGTTGGTGGTGCGATCGCAGCTTGGTTAATTGCTAAAGAAAAGAAATACTATGAATAA
- a CDS encoding GNAT family N-acetyltransferase produces the protein MKKYYEFLIRNWQPKDREVVAAVIRQVLIEYGLPWQPEEADKDVIQIETAYLEKGGEFWVVEQANQIVGTGAYYPITRGERAVEIRKMYLLPSVRRKGLGKYLLQELEKAIALANFKEIWVETASVLQEAVNLYEKSGYQPATGVETARCDRVYVKRLNNLKD, from the coding sequence ATGAAGAAATATTATGAATTTTTAATTAGAAATTGGCAACCAAAAGACAGAGAAGTAGTAGCAGCAGTTATTAGGCAGGTTTTGATCGAATATGGTTTACCCTGGCAACCTGAAGAGGCAGATAAAGATGTTATACAAATCGAAACTGCTTATTTAGAAAAAGGTGGAGAATTTTGGGTAGTAGAACAAGCAAATCAAATAGTTGGTACTGGAGCTTATTATCCCATTACCAGAGGTGAACGAGCCGTAGAAATTCGCAAAATGTATTTATTACCTTCAGTAAGAAGAAAGGGATTAGGTAAATATTTACTACAAGAGTTAGAAAAAGCGATCGCCCTTGCTAATTTTAAAGAAATTTGGGTAGAGACGGCTTCGGTTTTGCAAGAAGCAGTAAACTTGTATGAAAAAAGTGGCTATCAACCAGCAACAGGCGTAGAAACCGCTCGATGCGATCGGGTTTATGTCAAAAGATTAAATAATTTAAAAGATTAA
- the miaE gene encoding tRNA-(ms[2]io[6]A)-hydroxylase, with the protein MSIVAKIKILKQPTDSSWLKLAIANLDTILLDHSHCERKAAGVAINMMFRYPSFHKLVRQLTAIAKEELEHFEQVNQWLDRRGIALAPLNSPPYGAKLKAQIRHQEPDRLLDCLLVSALIEARSHERLGLLGEYCPEPDLAKFYRSLMASEARHYGIYWLLANEYCETNAVQQRLDELSSVESEILANLYPEPRIHS; encoded by the coding sequence TTGTCTATAGTAGCTAAGATTAAAATCTTAAAACAGCCAACTGATTCATCTTGGCTTAAACTCGCGATCGCGAATTTAGATACAATTCTACTCGATCATTCTCATTGTGAAAGGAAAGCTGCCGGAGTAGCAATTAATATGATGTTTCGCTATCCTTCTTTTCATAAATTAGTTCGGCAATTAACCGCGATCGCCAAGGAAGAATTAGAGCATTTTGAGCAGGTAAATCAGTGGTTAGACCGGCGAGGAATTGCTTTAGCACCTCTAAACTCTCCTCCTTATGGTGCTAAGTTGAAAGCGCAAATTCGCCATCAAGAACCAGATCGTTTGTTGGATTGTTTATTAGTTTCGGCTTTAATTGAAGCTCGTTCTCACGAAAGATTAGGACTTTTAGGGGAATATTGTCCAGAACCAGACTTAGCTAAATTTTATCGAAGTTTGATGGCATCAGAAGCTCGTCACTATGGGATTTATTGGTTATTAGCTAATGAATATTGTGAAACAAACGCAGTTCAACAGCGTTTAGATGAGTTATCTAGTGTTGAAAGTGAAATTTTAGCCAATTTATATCCAGAACCAAGAATACACAGCTGA
- a CDS encoding metallophosphoesterase family protein: MPNQRRIIIGDVHGHYDALIALLDAIAPNSEDQVYFLGDLIDRGPKSADVVDFVIRNQYQCLRGNHEEMLLDVVGSGQVSIEFYQGWLYSGGHATVTSYDSKIPQDHIDWIKTLPLYLDLGDIWLVHAGVCPRLALEEQNSEQFCWIREEFHGSNEPYFKDKLIITGHTITFTLPGVQPGQIAAGAGWLDIETGAYHQNSGWLTALDVDSGKVYQINTQNNCLRTMPLKRAIANVDPTQITPRKVRRRA; the protein is encoded by the coding sequence ATGCCCAATCAACGCCGAATCATAATAGGAGATGTACACGGTCACTACGATGCCTTAATCGCCTTATTAGATGCAATTGCGCCAAATAGTGAGGATCAAGTTTATTTTTTGGGAGATTTAATCGACCGAGGCCCAAAAAGTGCAGATGTCGTCGATTTTGTGATCCGCAACCAGTACCAATGTTTACGAGGCAATCATGAAGAAATGTTACTAGATGTGGTTGGTAGTGGACAAGTTTCGATTGAATTTTACCAAGGATGGCTCTATAGTGGCGGTCATGCTACTGTAACGAGTTACGATAGTAAAATCCCTCAAGACCACATTGATTGGATCAAGACTTTACCTCTTTATCTCGATCTCGGAGACATTTGGTTAGTTCATGCAGGAGTTTGTCCTAGACTTGCTTTAGAAGAACAAAATTCCGAACAGTTTTGTTGGATCAGAGAAGAATTTCACGGCAGCAACGAACCTTACTTCAAAGATAAACTAATTATCACTGGTCATACGATTACCTTTACCTTACCAGGAGTTCAACCAGGACAAATAGCTGCCGGTGCAGGTTGGTTAGATATTGAAACTGGTGCTTATCATCAAAATAGTGGCTGGCTAACTGCCTTAGATGTTGATAGTGGCAAAGTTTATCAAATTAATACCCAAAATAACTGTTTACGAACAATGCCTTTAAAAAGAGCGATCGCTAATGTTGATCCTACTCAAATTACACCAAGAAAAGTACGTCGAAGAGCATAA
- a CDS encoding 4a-hydroxytetrahydrobiopterin dehydratase produces MLMNQTEINQQIQSLSGWTTDGKKITRTFKFKDFVDAIAFVNKLVEPAEAAGHHPDLSISYNKVTVNLTTHDAGGITQKDFDLAQQITQLAE; encoded by the coding sequence ATGTTAATGAACCAAACCGAAATTAACCAACAAATCCAAAGTTTATCAGGTTGGACTACTGACGGAAAAAAAATTACTCGTACTTTTAAATTCAAAGACTTTGTTGACGCGATCGCATTTGTGAATAAGTTAGTTGAACCTGCCGAAGCAGCAGGACACCATCCCGATCTTAGTATTTCTTATAACAAAGTTACTGTAAACCTGACTACCCACGACGCGGGGGGCATTACTCAAAAAGATTTTGATTTAGCTCAACAAATTACTCAATTAGCTGAATAA
- a CDS encoding HD domain-containing protein, with the protein MKLEKLKDNWDNLLQSLKVDLFLAEPIFNDLVTAYSNSTRYYHNLQHIEQLLTVANLMKDEAKNFSVIELAIWFHDVIYDSQAQINEEKSAVYAEQVLTHLKIDDCIIQSVKQLILKTQTHQTNFEDYDSQIFLDADLSILGASQTEYQIYSQAIRQEYSWLPQADYCFGRKKVLASFLARTRVYHTEYFFNRLESQARFNLQQEFFAINKIKN; encoded by the coding sequence ATGAAGTTAGAAAAACTCAAGGATAATTGGGATAATTTACTTCAAAGTTTAAAGGTAGATTTATTTTTAGCTGAACCAATCTTTAATGATTTAGTTACTGCTTATTCTAATTCGACAAGATATTATCACAATCTTCAACATATCGAACAATTATTAACTGTAGCTAATTTAATGAAAGATGAAGCAAAGAATTTTTCAGTCATTGAATTGGCTATTTGGTTTCATGATGTGATTTATGATTCACAAGCGCAAATTAACGAAGAAAAAAGTGCAGTTTATGCTGAACAAGTTTTAACTCATTTAAAAATAGATGATTGTATTATTCAATCAGTTAAACAATTAATTTTAAAGACTCAAACCCATCAGACAAATTTTGAAGATTATGACAGTCAAATTTTTTTAGATGCAGATTTATCAATTCTTGGTGCTAGTCAAACTGAATATCAAATTTATAGTCAAGCAATTCGTCAAGAATATTCTTGGCTTCCTCAAGCAGATTATTGTTTTGGAAGAAAAAAAGTTTTAGCAAGTTTTTTAGCCCGAACCAGAGTTTATCATACAGAATATTTTTTTAATCGATTAGAAAGTCAAGCTCGATTTAATTTACAACAAGAATTTTTTGCAATAAATAAGATTAAAAATTAA
- a CDS encoding protein adenylyltransferase SelO, with protein sequence MTSTSFNPFLSLEYQPVLENLGDDYYDKVAAAEFPQHILRFRNDSLLPLLGLGAKSVKDEHFIEAFGKFLGIQPFLALRYHGYQFGEYNPFLGDGRGFLYGQVRGTDGELYDFGTKGSGRTPYSRTADGRLTLKGGVREVLAAEALHQLGVKTSRCLSMIETGEALWRGDEPSPTRSSVMVRFSLSHIRFGTFERLHYLQRPDLIQKLLDHVIEIYYPHIANTEDKYAKFYAELVERVAQLAAQWMAAGFCHGVLNTDNMSITGESFDYGPYAFIPTYNPYFTAAYFDYGGRYSYGNQPFICKLNLELLQLPLGMIIAKSDLEAGLAQFEDCYSSTYNQLMLNKLGFQNLSSLAAAELLEATIKLLRNTDIGYHAFFAELAAGFNYGWREDSSLILENNFFARVSQEVSDYWRKLYHGCLNLLPPEEMDLICDRLNFYNLKTVLLRPVIESIWQPIVEEDNWQPFYDLIAKIQAKE encoded by the coding sequence ATGACTTCAACTAGCTTCAACCCTTTTCTCAGTCTTGAGTATCAGCCAGTTTTGGAAAATTTGGGCGATGATTACTACGATAAAGTGGCAGCAGCCGAATTTCCTCAACATATTCTTCGTTTTCGCAATGACTCTTTACTTCCATTGCTCGGGTTAGGAGCTAAATCGGTTAAAGATGAGCATTTTATTGAAGCTTTTGGTAAATTCCTTGGAATACAACCTTTTTTAGCCTTACGTTATCATGGCTATCAATTTGGCGAATATAATCCCTTTTTAGGAGATGGAAGAGGGTTTCTTTACGGGCAAGTTAGAGGAACAGATGGAGAACTGTATGATTTTGGTACTAAAGGATCAGGAAGAACTCCTTATTCTCGTACTGCTGATGGGAGATTAACCCTTAAAGGTGGTGTTAGAGAAGTGTTAGCAGCAGAAGCTTTGCATCAATTAGGAGTTAAAACTTCTCGTTGTCTGAGTATGATCGAAACTGGAGAAGCACTTTGGCGAGGAGATGAACCTTCTCCTACTCGTTCCTCGGTGATGGTGCGTTTTAGCCTTTCCCACATTCGGTTTGGTACGTTTGAAAGGCTACATTATCTTCAACGACCTGATTTGATTCAGAAGTTATTGGATCATGTGATTGAAATTTATTATCCTCATATTGCCAACACAGAAGATAAATACGCTAAGTTTTATGCCGAATTAGTCGAAAGAGTTGCCCAATTAGCAGCCCAATGGATGGCCGCAGGTTTCTGTCATGGGGTACTTAATACGGATAATATGTCGATTACTGGGGAAAGTTTTGATTATGGTCCTTATGCTTTTATCCCTACTTATAATCCTTATTTTACGGCAGCTTATTTTGACTACGGTGGACGCTATAGTTATGGGAATCAGCCTTTTATTTGTAAGTTAAATTTGGAACTGTTGCAATTACCTTTAGGGATGATCATTGCTAAGTCTGATTTAGAGGCTGGTTTGGCTCAATTTGAAGATTGTTATTCTTCTACCTATAATCAGTTAATGCTTAATAAGTTAGGTTTCCAAAACTTATCAAGTTTGGCAGCAGCAGAATTATTAGAAGCAACGATTAAATTACTCAGAAATACTGATATTGGTTATCATGCTTTTTTTGCTGAGTTAGCAGCAGGTTTTAATTATGGTTGGCGTGAAGATAGTTCTTTAATTCTAGAAAATAATTTTTTTGCTCGTGTATCTCAAGAAGTGAGCGATTATTGGCGTAAATTGTACCATGGTTGTTTAAATTTATTACCACCAGAAGAAATGGACTTGATTTGCGATCGCCTTAATTTTTATAATCTTAAAACAGTTTTACTTCGTCCTGTTATAGAATCAATTTGGCAACCAATTGTTGAGGAAGATAATTGGCAACCTTTTTATGATTTAATTGCTAAAATTCAAGCTAAGGAATGA